GGTCGGTCACCTTCCACCCCTAGCGTCGTGCCCGCCGCAGGAACTGCGGCGGGCACGAGATTGCAGAGTGCGAATTCAATCCATTCTGAAATCCGCGAAGTCGAAACCGGGGGAGACCACACAGCTCACCAGGCTGTAGTGGTCGCCCGCCGGTCGGGCGGACTGGGATACCCCGCCGGGGACCACCGCCTGGGGGCGCTGCCCCTGCTCGACATCGGGGCCGAGGACGATCTCCTCGCCCCCGATGTTCAGCAGCAGCGGGCCACCGCCGTGCCACAGCCAGATCTCGTCCGACGTCACGGTGTGCGGCGCGGACCTCTCGCCCGGCAGCAGCAGGAAGTAGATCGCGGTCGCGCTGGCGCGCGGGCCGCCGTACCCCTCCGGCTCGAATTCCACATCGCTGCGCCAGGTTTCGCGGAACCAGCCGCCCTCGGGATGCGGCTCCAGATCCAGTTCAGCGGCCAGCTTCGGTCGGTCGTCGCTCATGCCGCCACTGTAGGCCCACTGCCCGTCGGGCCGGCTCAGTCGGCCGTGGTCTCCCAGGTGAGACCGTGGGGCGCGAGCGAATTCAGGAACTCCGCCGCGTCGAAGGCTTCGGCGGTGGCCAGGACGCCCGGTTTCGCGGACCCGCCGGCCAGGCGCACGGCCGCCTCGACCGCCAGAATCCCGGAGTCCCGGTAGGAATCGACACCGTGCAGGACACCCCGCACCGTCCGACCATCCGCGGCGGTGGCATCGATGATCGTGTCGTACCGCAAATCCGATCGGCGCTGGGCTTTTCGGGCAGACTCGCGACGACCTCGGGGGTCAGCGTCGTGATGTTGCCCGAATTCATTCACCTGCCCGCGCGTCCCGGCCGGCATCCGGCGCTGCGTTCGACCGTCGATCTGCTCGCCTGCGAGATCGCCGAACCCCGGCCGGGTACCGATGCCGCCATCCCGGCGCTGCTGGACACCCTGCTGCTGTTCATGTTGCGCGCCTGGTTCGACGAACAGTCGGCCGCCACCGGCTGGGCGGGCGTCTTCGGCGACCCCGCCGTCTCCGACGCCCTGCGCGCGATTCACGCTGCGCCGGAACGGGCTTGGACGGTGCCCGAACTCAGCGCCGTCGCCGGCGTCTCCCGCGCCACGCTGGCGCGCCGCTTCCTGGCCACCGTCGGCCAACCCCCGCTGTCCTACCTGACCCGCTGGCGCATGCTCACCGCCGCCCGCCTGCTGCGCGAATCCGACACCCCGCTGGCCGGTGTCGCCCGAAAGGTCGGGTACCAGAGCGAATTCGCGTTCGCCAAGGCGTTCAAACGGGAATACGGCCTGGCCCCCGGCCACTATCGCCGCGCCGACGAACCACCCGCCGCCCTCGCGGTCTGAACGACCCGGTCCGTGCCGGGTCCCCGACCCCGCAGCCGGATTCGGCATAGGGTGGGCAGAGTGACGGACTGGCGTGCACGCAAGGGACCGATCGGAGTATTGACGGGCGCGGGCATCTCCACGGATTCCGGGATACCGGATTTCCGTGGGCCGCGCGGGGTCTGGACCAAGGATCCGATCGCGGAGTTGCTCTCGACCTATCAGAACTACGTGGCGGATCCGGACCTGCGGGTGCGCGCCTGGCTGGCGCGGCGCGACAATCCCGCCTGGCAGGCGACGCCGAATCCGGCGCATCGGGCGCTGGTGCGGCTCGCGGAGGCCGGGCGGCAGGTCGGGATCATCACCCAGAACATCGATCGCCTGCATCAGCGGGCCGGCTCGGACGACGTGGTGGAGATCCACGGCAATATGTTCGAAGTCGTCTGCATCGACTGCGAATTCACCGATTCGATGGCCGCGACCCTGCAGCGCGTCGCGGCGGGCGAACCGGATCCCGCGTGCCCCGACTGCGGCGGCATCCTGAAGGCCGGTGTCGTCATGTTC
This sequence is a window from Nocardia yunnanensis. Protein-coding genes within it:
- a CDS encoding SIR2 family NAD-dependent protein deacylase codes for the protein MTDWRARKGPIGVLTGAGISTDSGIPDFRGPRGVWTKDPIAELLSTYQNYVADPDLRVRAWLARRDNPAWQATPNPAHRALVRLAEAGRQVGIITQNIDRLHQRAGSDDVVEIHGNMFEVVCIDCEFTDSMAATLQRVAAGEPDPACPDCGGILKAGVVMFGQQLDTAAIRAAVQIAENAEIFLAVGTSLQVEPAASMCAVAVDAGADLVVVNNEPTPYDEYAAEIVRDPIGEALPRLVSEILGDR
- a CDS encoding cupin domain-containing protein encodes the protein MSDDRPKLAAELDLEPHPEGGWFRETWRSDVEFEPEGYGGPRASATAIYFLLLPGERSAPHTVTSDEIWLWHGGGPLLLNIGGEEIVLGPDVEQGQRPQAVVPGGVSQSARPAGDHYSLVSCVVSPGFDFADFRMD
- a CDS encoding AraC family transcriptional regulator; protein product: MLPEFIHLPARPGRHPALRSTVDLLACEIAEPRPGTDAAIPALLDTLLLFMLRAWFDEQSAATGWAGVFGDPAVSDALRAIHAAPERAWTVPELSAVAGVSRATLARRFLATVGQPPLSYLTRWRMLTAARLLRESDTPLAGVARKVGYQSEFAFAKAFKREYGLAPGHYRRADEPPAALAV